In the genome of Notamacropus eugenii isolate mMacEug1 chromosome 7, mMacEug1.pri_v2, whole genome shotgun sequence, the window TTCTCACTTCATTCCGTTCATGTGTGAGAGAGAGGGTGGATGTTTGAACAAGCTCCTCAGAATCCAACTCAGGGCACATTTGGGTTGGCACTGCTTCCAGATCTGGGAGAGAGGAAAGTCTCTCCTAAAACATGCTTCCTTGtattacaggattgttgtgaggaaagtactttttaaaccttaagTTGCAGGGTTCTATCTGTTCTCTCCAATATAGGTGATTTCATATGTGAGTTATATATGATTataaacacatgtacatatgtgcacatttctatataaaatatatatacatatacagacatggGAATGTATCTTTACACATTGTTGTACCTGCGTGGGGACCTCCAGCCTTGCTTGTGACACATTTGCATTCTACAGCTGCCCTAGGCTTTGCAGGTTCATCCAGGGTTGAGGAGGgattgggaggtgggggggggggggaacaagcatttatgaagtacctatatatcaggcactgtgctgagtgctttacaaatatctcatttgaaggCACTTTCCTATATGGTCTTAAACATTCCCATTCTAAGCTTTGGGGTGTCTCATGATAGTCTTGCACCTGCCTTGACCCCTTCTCTTGGTGCCAAGCCCCTGAAAATTATATGTTCTTAACTTATCTCTGACCTGTTTCATTCCTTCACCAAGCTATTAAGAAATATTTCTATAGTGCCTGCTGTGTTGAGTGCACTATACTAGGCTCTTAGGAGAGCTGTGGAGTTTAAACACAACATGGTCTTTGCTGTCATTGAGTTTACAGTTTAATAGGGCAATAAAAGATAAACATACCAAATATTATTTCTGAGAAGTTAGAGTTCAGACCCCTGAGCTTTAGGGCCCACTCTTCCCCTGGAGAAAGACTGGCACTGGCCCACCCAGTCTGGCAGTTCTAGCTACATGTATAGGGTGGTGCTTAGTCCTCTGGCTATCCTGACTCAGTCCCTTTGCTTTGCTTTACAGATAGCAGTGGTCCCTCTAGCACTGTGTCTAGTGCTGGCCCCTCTTCCCCTACTTCAGTAGATGGTGGCTCCCATTTTGGCTTCAGTGACCGTCCTAACCTGAGTTCTCAAGTGAGTGAGGAGCATCAGAGTCATGGGCAGCCTCAGGAGATCCCTGAGGCTGGGGACAAAGAGACCACAAACATGGAGAAAGAGCCCTCCAAAATCATTCAGCCATCTCAGGAAATGCCTGTGGAGGGTGGCCAGCTGTTACAGGAAGCCCTGCCTGAAGAGGTAGTCCAGGCATCCCAAGAGGTTCTGATGAAAGTTGAGCAGCTGACTCAGGGAGTCTCTGAGGTCAACCAGCCATCTCTGGAGGGCTCTATCCAAGCTGGTCAGCCCTCTGAAGAGATTATTGTGAATATTGACCCACTTTCAAAGGAAACCTCTGAAGTTGGCTTCACATCCCAGAAGATTCCTGAGGAGGTTGACCAGCCAAGCCAGGAAGCTAGTGAGGCGATTGACCAGCCAAACCAAGAAGCTGATAAGGAGGTTGACCAGAACACGCAGGAGGCTGATGAGGAGATTGACCAGACAACCCAAGAGGGTAGTAAGGAGGTTGAGCAGCTGTCCCAGGAGGCTCCTGAGAAAGCTGACTTGTTATCTCAAGATAGTCTTGAAGAGGTTGACCAGTCAATCCAGGAGGGTACTAAGGAGGTTGATAAGCTATTTGGAAAGAATATTCTTCCAGACCAGCACCTGTCTAATGACCCAGACCAATCCCTGACCTTCAACCAGCAGTCTCCCTTCCCACCAGCACCACATGACTAAGCACTCTGCCATTCATGGTCACATTGCACCAGTCATTTGAACCAGCAGCAATTCTGCTGGCCACCTCACCTGCCAGTTACAGGCCTTGGCTCCAATCAGAGGGCTCTGAGGAAGCAACCTTTCTCCTCATTAAGAGGTGTATTATTGGGGCAAGAGCTGGACTGGTATGGAGCCAACTCTGCTAAGTGTCCCTTGGGTCTGGTTGCCTAATTCGTGTCCTCAACTCCTCAGAATAGGCCAGAGGGTTCTGGTAACTGGGAGTTGAATGAAATGTCCTTTGGTTGTTAAAGACAATTGAGGACCACCACATATAAGAGAAGGGATCCCAAGTGAGGGCTCTGGATTCTGGCTAATGCCCAGCAAAGGGTGAATAACCTCCTAAGGTCCCTTGGGCCCCATGGGCATTCAAGAGGTCTACTCAGTGTTCCTTGGGCAGGTTCAGGATGGCCAATCAaattgggagagggaaagaagatccCATTCCCCAATTAACCATCCTGGGTGTCCCCTGATACTGAAATTGGGCTATAGATATTCCCATATTATCCCCAAGTGCCCCCCTCCTATCCACCTGGACGACAGCTCTGGCATAGGATGGGTATCAGACTGCTCTAAAGATTTAAGAGTAACCACTTAAAGCTGCTTTAGGGGTATCTTGCCTTCAGGGGACCCTTGGCCACCTGCCGAGGGGTATCTTGGCTtagtgtggggggggggggcgtctGTAGTGGAGAGAATCAGGTTTTATTTTAAGCAATTGGAAGAGATCACTATTGTACAGACAGGAGCAAagatttaatatatatatatatatgtgtgtgtgtgcgtgtgtgcgtgcgcgcacgtgtatgtacgtgtgtgtgtgtgtatatacatatatatatatttctgtagtGAGGCCAGGGCTGGGCCCAAGGGGACCAAGCACTCTAGGGTCCCTATGAGGTTCATCCTTGCTTCTCTGTGTCCTTAGGACCAGGTGTGATTGTGAAGCTTTTCCCAAagatggtggggggtggggggagggaagggagataaAGTCATTTGGGTTGGGTGAGGGCAAGAACATTgtgagtgctcaataaatatgaaataatgacTTCAGTGGTGTGATGGCCTAAGTGAGCATGCTAGCATGTGTAGCTGGGTGAGTGGTAACTGGTGTAAGATTCAGTATTCTTGATAACTAGTGCAATTGGATAGAAGTGGAGTAGAAAGCAAAATGGTGGCAGCTCTTTTAGGAGATCCCTGTGGACCAGCTGACCTGGGGAAACCTGGAGGAGTTTGACTAAGGGGGTGGGGGTCAGGGAAGGGCAGGAGGAGggcaaggagggaaggagggcatGGCTATCTGAGGCACTAGAACCCTGGGTTTCTTACTAGACTTGTGGAGTCACCCTATTCTGGATCATCATCCCTGAACTTGGTTGTGAGTCTTACAGGAACATTTTGGGGAGAAGCTGTGCCCTTTTTGCTACCTCCTCCAATCCAAGTATACATACTGTTCCCAAGACAGTTGcaacttctctttctccaccCTTTGGAACCTGACCACATGCAACAGGCCCGTACAATCAGCTTTGCTGGGGACCCTACTCAGCTCCCCTTTTTATCATAGTCTGCTTACAGGTATGAATTTTTATGGTGGGATATGAACCATAGTTGATTCTGGGTCTTGTAGACAGTGAGGGGCCCTACAATTACTCTGTAAACCTAGTTATTAACCATCAGTCTCTGCTTTCTGGACTCTAAATTCCTTGCTTAGGCATCCTCCCTAAATTGTCACTGACTGCTTTTCTCACCCATGAACTCTTTGTTTTCTGTGCTTAAGCTTTCCTGCATATTCTCAGAAACCAGCAGTGGGACACAGGGACATCCCATACCTCCCCTAACACATCCATGGTCCTTTCGAAGCTTCTGGTTACCCTCGTTTGAAGCTATGGTGAATCTTATGAGATCTAAGTTCCCTTGGGAGAAGGGGCAGCAGTgggaggagcagagagagagaaacaactCCGTGGACCAAGCAGTACGTGAAGTCAACAAGAGCCTGGCCAGCCCGGGTGGGAACTGCCACAAAGTTGGTTTATTGTTAATGTTCGAGGTGGCTCCTTTACAACAGTGGGAAGATGAGCATGTGGGGGGCCAGGGAAGGGAGGGTGGGCAGGGATGAAGAGCAGAGCAGCAAGGGGAGGGTGCAAGGAAAAGAACGGATTGTGGTTTCTTCCCTTCGGGGTAGGAGCTGAGCCCATTCAACCAACTGTGTCAGGGCCTGGGCCTCACAATCTGGCAGCGGACTGGCAGGGCAACACATGGActttctgggggagggggaatatcTCTCTTTCTAAGGTGCCATGTTCAGACTATTTTGATCCTGCAGGGATGAGCTTCTCCCCTgcactccccacctcccccatcccGCTCTTCCTCTGCTATGGCTTCCACCTCCCAACTGTAATTTCTGACAACTCTGGGCTAGGGAGGAAGTAGGTATCCCCATCTCAGCTACAGGATGGCAGTAAGGTGTTGGAAATGTTGGGGGTATTGCACAATGTTGGGGTGTCAAATGTTAGGGTTCAGGCAGCGGCATTTTTTCACCCATTACACACCAGGCCAGCATAGATGGCCACATGCATAGAAGCCAAGCAGGAAAGGTTTGGGCAGTAGCATGGGAGGGAATATGCCATGGAGTCTGGGGACTTGGGAGAGCTCTGGGATTGGGCTGGTCTGGTTCCTCCCTCATCCTCTGTGCTGCCCAACAGGCCTGGCCTGGGCATTAGGCCCTTGGCATATAAATGGGATTGGAGACAAGATCCCAGCCTTTGTTGCCTACTGATGAGGAGCAGAGGCTGACAGGGGAAAGTAGAacctcccctcttgcccagttcGGCCCATTGGTCAAAAGAGCTTCAAGTTTTGGATTGAGACATTCAGATGTGAAGGAATCCTGGGAGCAGGGTAGCAGCAAGACACCCCCAAGTCCTGCCAGAATTGGAGGGTGCAAGGGGGTAGGAGACAGAGTTGTAGCTCTGGGCATTTAATTGACAGTATTATGTCCCAGgtcatataataaattataattggAAATCCTgggaggcaaaataaatacttttgagatAGGGAGGTCCCCCAGGAGTGGGGAGTGATCTTTGTTGATGCTAGAAGACAGAACTCTCCATGAGAACCCTGGGTCCTTGTACTTATTCCCACCCCTCTATTCCAGCCTTTGACAGTACTAGAAGAAAGTGAGTTACTCCAAGGTTCCCAGGCAGCAAGTGACCTTCCCCTGTCCCCACTTTGTGCCTACCCCACTTCCCTGCTCCCTTTGGTTCTGGGGAAATCCTTTGGTTCTGAGACCTCTCTCAGGCCTGTGgataaaggggaaggaggcattGTGTatagtgggggtgaggggaaaggaggaatgaTGCCTCCCACTCAACATAGCCCCCAGAACCCAAGCATCTTGTCCCATTCAGCCTCCATAGCCCCCCACTCCCAAAGGACTCAGCCTCAGCCATTCTCTGGAAAAGCTGGGGAAAGGGGtatgaaagggaggggaaagtggTCCCTTCAGAACTCGATCTTGCAGGCGGGGAAGGACTCGTCCTGCATGACCACAGTGCTGCTGCTGGCCAGGACGAGGACattcagctgctgctgctgctcgtGTGTCTGCTGGTACCATTCCCGGGTCACTTCTGTGTCATGAGTAGGGATCAAAGTTACCTGCATGGGGACAGGGTTGGGAGGAGAAACATGCCAAGGGTGATGTCTAAGAATGGATATAGGGGAAAGGATGGGGGAAATCTCTGTATCCTCCCAAATCCAGTGATTTTTCTCCCCCCCAAAGGTCCCCAGAAAGATTCAGATTATGTTTTATCTCTGCTTCAGACAGTTGATCACAACTAGGGTTTACCCCTCTTTGCCAGCTCCCACTTGCACTCACCTGCAGATTCTCTCCCCACTGTGCCTTGCCCTCCAGCAGTGCATCCAGGACAGCCCTGCTGGGCTCTCCATTGGCAGGGTCATTCCCACTGACCACATAGTAAGCTGCCCGCACACGGCGGAAGAAGTCAAGGTCAGCAGTTTTGCCACTGCAATGATTGGGGATGTACGCAAGGTCCACGTACACTGGAGGGCCAGAGCCGCCCTTCTGGCCCGTGGCAGCTGTAGGTAAAGAAATGTCAGAATTTGGTTCTAACGAAGAGGAGCAAGAGCAGGGCccacctctcccttctcactcacTCCACATCTGCTATCCCACCACCTTCTTTCACGCAGCAAactctctttttgtctttgctACTTACTTGAACCAGTCTTGAGCCCATTGACCAGTCCTTTGGTCAGAATGTTGTGTCCGTCCTTTTCTTCTGATGGTACCTGGCCTGAAGTGGCGCGGGGCCGAGGTGGGACTCGGGAGGTGCGTTCAGTGGGGCCCTTCCCAGGAGTGGGAGAGCGTTTGCCCCGAAGATCCAGACGCCTGGCAGGGGAGGCTGGCTTGGCCCTACCTAGGGCCCTTCGCCCACTCcgccccttctccttctccttctcccgaAGCCGCTCAGCCCGCCCTGCCTCTGTACTTAGACCCTCAGGGTCAGCCATGCACACGTCAGGGCGTGGAGGGGGTGGGTGAGGGTCAGGTTGGGGAGCTGGGGGTGGGTCATGGACAGGGCGGGGATGGTGTGCCCCACTGACTCCCCCAGCTTTGTCCACGGGTAGGAAGTCACCATCTTCATCTGAGTCCAGCGCTGCCTCAGCTGTGATGGAGGGACACTCCTCAGTCTCTGGGGGGACATCTGAGTCTGACTGTGAGGAACCCGAATCACTAGCAGAAGTGGGAGGTGTCTCATCAGCCACAGGGCCTGGCCCCCCCACGCCTCCTGGCCCCCCCACCCTGCGTCGTCCCCCTCGCCCAACTAACCGTGCCTCTTCTGTGGACAGATCACTATCATCAATGGCCCTGGGAAGGGAGGGGttgagaaaagatggggacagtTCTCCACAGCCAGGCCAAGACTCAGCAGCACATCCTTGAGGCCCAGATTCTGGCTCAGGGGAGGCACTGCTAGGCCTGCTCCTCATGGATCCTCCTGGACACAAGGGTCGTTCTGGAGTTAGCAGTGTGGCTGGCCGGGCGCACTTCTCTGCTCCTTCGGGCCAGCCTCCACATTCCCAGTCTGGGCGAAGCTCGGCTTTCTCTTCAACTTCTTTGGCTGTGGGGAGCCCTGGGGGACTGGGGCTGGCCTCAGTAGGGCCATTAGCTGCACAATCCCTGGATGGGCTTGAGCAGGATCCCAGTGCTTTGGTGACTGCTCCAGAGCACTCCAGACGGCAGGGCAAGGTGCCATCATCAATGTCCCCAGGCAGgctgggggcaggggcagggctcaGTGGGGCTGGAGGGGCAGGGCTCAGTGTGGCTGGAGGGGCAGGGCTCAGTGTGGCTGGAGGGGCAGGGCTCAGGGTGGCTGGAGGGGCTGGGCTCAGTGCGGTTAGGTCCCAGAGACTTCtgcctcctggttctgcttctgttTCCATTTCCCCGGCTGCCAAGCTTAGGGGGAAGCTCTCAGCCACACTGGTGATGACGGGAGTGGTGGCCTCAGATGAGGAGCCCTCCGAAAGGGCCGGTGAAGCAGGCCGGGGCAAATTGgacaggagaggagccccaggagaggTGGGGGATGGAAGCTGGGGTAGTGAGGAGTCTAGGCTAGGTGCCTTGGTCACTTCCAGGTACTCATCATGCCGTGCCCTTGTTGGGGGTCCTGGGGCCAGAGCTAGCGCACGATCCCCAGAGAAGGCAAGGGAGCCACAGGGTGCCGATCGAGGCTCAGCTGGGGAGGGCAACTGTGGGGCAGATGGCTGCAATGAAGAGAAACCAAAGGCTGAGGCGGGAAAGTCCAGGCTAGGCCGTGCTGGGGCAGGGGGTGAGCCTGAAGAAGTACTACTAGGCACCTCAGAGCCAGCCTTGGGGACAGAAGGCTCAGCAGGGGTAGGGGAGGGGGGACTTAAGGGCCGGGCTTCCTTCTCTGATGGCTCTCGAGcccccttctccagctcagagTCACTGGCATGTTCATCCCAACATTCTGCCTGTCCTCTACTTGACTCCTTTGGGGACAGGGTTACCCCTTCTGGTCTGCAGCTCAGGATGTTTCCATCAGGAAGGGGACTAAGGGCTTTGCTCGGAGCAGCAGCTCGGGGAGGCACAGCTGGAGGGATGGGACTGGGCTCCAGACCCTGCTCATGCTCGATTTCCTGCCTCAGTGCACCCTGTCCAGGAAATGTTGCATAGTGGAAGGCTATGTCTGCACTCCGGTCTTTAGGAGAGACTGGAGATGACAGCTCCTTTTCTGCAGGGGTATGCCGGCCAGCTGCCTCTTCCTTGGCTGAGATTCGGGGGGGCCAGTCCCCCACTGCACCCAGTGGGGGCTCCCTGGTTGGACAAGCGGAACTGAAGCCAGACAGAAGCACCTGCTCATAGATATCTGCATACTGAAAGCTCCTGTCCTCAGGGTACGGAGTGGGCTCCCTCTGCTCTGGTTCTGTGGGTTCAGACTCCTGGGCTTTGGAGCTCTCCCTGGCTTCGGAAACCTCTGAGCTTGGAGGGGCTCTGTCAGAAGTCCCATCCTCCTTtccaccttctccctctccttcaatCTTTCGATAGTCTTTTCCGAGGGGTGAATATGGCCCTCCTTCCAACTCTGCAGCTCCCTCCTGCACTGCAGCTACCACACTATCATACTCAGCCATACCCCAAGAGAAAGGGGCAGGAGGGTGTGGTTCTGGGGCAGGCGTGGGGGGGACTGGAGCAGGGGAAAGAGGTGCTGGGGGGACTGGCCGGTCTTTGGGGACCCATGGGGGGATCTCAGCCAGCCAGGAAGGTGTAGTAGGTTCTTTATGAGTGATGGGCATGGGTTTGGGCTCTGGGACTGAAGAAGCCACAGCACGATCCAGGCCTGAGCAACCCATCTGCCCAGCTAGCTCAGGTGGGGAAGCTGGAGGGGAAATGATCTCAAAAGGGGAGCGAGTTACCCTCTCCTCCTTTGGTGGAAGTCCAGTAGGGGACTCTGAGAGCCAGCGCTCCATCTCCAGCTCACCCTGTGGTGATGCCTCCTGGAAACTCTTATAATCTGGGATCCAGGGGCTCCTGGGTGTGTGATCCAGAGGGAGCACCTCTTGCTCATCATCGGCTCCCTCATCTAAGAAAGTGCTCTCCCGCTCCTCACTGTACCGGGGTCGGGCCCCTTGACCTGGGGCCCTGTCCAGTTCATGTGGGAACCAGACCTTCCTGTCACAACTCAGCTCCCTCCAGTATGTCTCCTCATCCGCCGCCTTGTCCTCTGGTTCTTGCCAGCGCCTGTCTTCTTCCCACCTTGGAGCAGGTTCTTTCTGCTCTCCAGCAGGAGGCTCCCTGGTTGGGGCCGGGCCCTGCCATTCCCTGCTCACACCTTCCTGTTCCCTCCAGCATTTCTCCTCTTGCTCTTCGGACTTGTATTCCCAGATAGAGGCCTTGGTCTTCTCTAGGGTTTCATCCTCCAAAGTCTCCTCTTTCTGCTCCAGGGCCTTGTCTTTCTCTGCTAGAACCCCATTTTCTTCCTGTGTTTTCACCTGCTCTGGGGCCTTGTCTGGTGATTCATCCCCCTGCTTTAGGACTTTGTCTTCTGGGACCTCGTCCTTTTCTTTTGGGGCTCTGTCCTCCCCCCCTGGGATCTTTTGCTCTAAGTCCCTGTCTCCTTCCAAGGCTCTGTCCTCCTCTTTCAGGATCTTGGCCTTCTCCTGGGCCTTAAGCTCCTCCAGGTCCCTGCTCTTTTCTACCAGGGCCTCATCCTTTTCCTCCAGGAACTTGCCCTTCTCTTTAAAGGTCTCATACTGCTCCAGAGCCTCATCCTTTGGTTCTGGGGATTTTCTCTTCTGCTCCAGGGTCTTATCATGCTGCCCTAGGGCCTCACCTTCCCACCCTGGGGCTGTGTCTTTCACAACTGGGCTCTGAGGGAGCTTAGGGCCTTTAGTGAGAGAGCTGTCCAGGATCATAGTGTCCTGCCCAGGGTCTGGGGTCATTTCGGGAGAAAGTTTCAAGTCTCTTGGTACCTCAGCTTGAGAGGAGCCACTGGCAGATGTCTCTCTACTGGGGCTGTCATCTGTGACATGGATCTGAGCGGTGAGTGCTGGGGATGTTTCTGTGAGAGGAAGCCCTGTGGCTGGATGGTCAGATGCAGGGGCCAGGTGGTGAATGGTGTGCTCAGTCAGGGCTTGAGGTGCTCTGTCCTCCTTTTCTTGACTCAGATCCCCAAACTGGAGAGTACCTAGACTGTCTGGTGACAGTTGTTTGGAGGAGATGTCTAGAGAGGTCTCCTTGCTAGGACTCTCTTCTGAGAGAGAAAGGGACCTGGTATCCTCAGGGGAGACTTCTGGCCAGTGGTCCTTGGGTAGGTCATGTTCTGCTAAGCCTTGGGGAGACTGTGAAGCAGGTCCTTTGCTGGCAGAGTCTGGGGAGACTGCCTTGGGTATTGAAAGAGACTCAGCATCTTCTGGTGAGGGAATTCTGCTAGAAACCTGGGGTGGTtcatctttttggatcctgtctGCCTCTTGGAGTGAAGCCCCCAGATCTCTAGGAAGGGTTTCTGCACTAGGAATCAGGGCTGGGCTCTCTGGAGCCTCCACAGTCTCTAAGATGGCAGCTTTGTCCTGTTCTGGCATCTCTGGGATTCTGCTCACAGCCGTTTCTTGGGTGACAGGACTCTCAAGAGCTGAGGTgtgctccttctccttttctggttctgtttctaCTGTTTCTGATTTGGGCTTTTCCTTAGAACTGTCCTCCTTGCCAACTCCTGGTGTGCGACCAACCTCTCCCCAGGAAACTGCTTCATCGAAGTCCTGAGGCTCAGCCTTATCCTCCACTGGGGACTGGTGGAATGGTGTGTGGGCAGCACTGGGTGGGCCGGATGGGGGAGGTGATGCCATCTTGACTGTACTGTCATCAGGACTGAAGCAGCGCTCCTCTGGTTCCCCAAGAATTGGTTCCCCTGAGTGGAGAGTGGATCCAGGAGTGTCAAAGAGTGGGGACTCATAATGATCCTGCAGTTTCTGCGACAGCTCCACACTAGgagtctcttctccctcctcctcttctgcaGCTCCTTCTCCAGGCAAGCCTTTTCCTGggacttctcccttcctctccatctcaCTGGGCACTGGGAAATCCTCACAGGGTGGAGACTTGAAGCCTTTGTCTTCCTCCagggaggaggtgggagagaTGGTACCAGCAGATGGTACATAGTCTAGGCCCTGAGTAGCTTCAGTGCGAGAGGAAGGGATGCTAGTGACCGTGTCCAGCAGCAAGGAACTCTTGCCTGTCTCTTCAGTCTGGGGAGCTGTGAGTGAGGCTACTGACTGGTCTTCAGCCACTGACGTGGCAAAGGAAGACAGTTTGTCACACTCAGTGATAGAAGTGGCTGAGGACACGTGTTCTTCTTCAGCCAAGGGGGCAGACACCATGTTAGGAGGGTAAGTGAGGAGTTCTGTCTCTGGGGGCCCATAGCCCTTGGCAGGGGTAGAAGGTACAGTACTATCAATGGGCTGGCTAGTCTCAAAGGAGCTGGGAGCCTCGGGTCCTGAGAGGTCATAGGTACCTGGAGGAAACCTGGATGGGGCAGGGCGCTCCTCAGGCTCATCATGAATCTCTTCATCTGAGATGGTCTGCTCTGTTTCTGAGTAGCCAGGGATGGTTTCATCCTGTATATAGGAGACATGCTCTGTGGCTCCTGCTGGAGTAGCTAGGCTGCTGAGGAATGAGGAGGTCTCCTTCTCAGGGGCCTTACCCTGGGGCCCCAGTTCCCGACCCCCAAGGGCCTCCCTGCCCTGTGAGGTGACCTTCAAGGATTCCTGCATGTGGTGCTTTGGGTAGAAACCCTCAGCCTttgtctcctcctcttcttcctcctctccatctgATGGATGTACTTCTTCCATCTCTTCTAGCTCAGCTTTTTCAATGACGTCCTCCTTTGTCTCTGGTTCGCTCTCCTCTCTGGCGTCTGTTCCTTCTAGAAACCTCTCAGCTTCTCTTTGCTTCCCGTCCTGGCCCTCCTCAGTGTCTTCACCCTCCTCTTTTTTGGTCCAAGAACTGGCGCTCCCAGCAATGCAGGTAGGTCCTTCGGGGGTTTCTGGGGcagcctctttctctcctttcacagcCTCGAGCTGATCCGGACCTGGGCCAGAAGGTGCAGCATCCAAACTGGCCATGCTGGGAAGCCCTTCTTCCCTGGTTTCAGGAGGCTGTGGTCTCACTTCCAGGTCACTGTCCTTGTGCTCGAGCAAAACACTCTCTTCACGCTTCATCTCCTCAAAGTCCCTGGTGAGGTCTTCCGGTGAGGATAAGACCAGCTCTCTCGGCGCAGTGACTACTGGTGGTGGTGCTGGAGGGGTCCGGGGTTCCAGGGAGACCTCCTTCT includes:
- the MAP1A gene encoding microtubule-associated protein 1A isoform X1, with product METEAGPGRPAGVAMETAPGLGLCSPGARLVQSPGEVPREAGVAAARWDPRKHSLLIVIGDIGTESQLRAVRVHLEQGILSWNIDLSACNLNQQLRLFITRHLAHFSSEVKGQRTLCHQSETLETVILVNPNAGSISSEVYSLLSSPSAHKLLILSGQSSEPGGDLILQSGTYSYQNFAQVLHNPEVAQLLSNRDPSIQAFLTVSCLGEGDWSRLGQYSSQETLHLRLNPEPTLPTMDGVAEFAEYVSETVDVPSPFDLLEPPTSGGFLKLSKPCCYIFPGGRGDSALFAVNGFNILVDGGSDRKSCFWKLVRHLDRIDSVLLTHIGADNLPGINGLLQRKVAEQEEEQSQGSSSYSDWVKNLISPELGVVFFNVPDKLRLPDAARKAKRSIEEACLTLQHLNRLGIQAEPLYRVVSNTIEPLTLFHKMGVGRLDMYVLNPVKDSKEMQFLMQKWAGNSKAKTGIVLANGKEGEISVPYLTSITALVVWLPASPTEKIVRVLFPGNAPQNKILEGLEKLRHLDFLRYPVATQKDLASGSVPANLKPSKIKQRADSRESLKASAKPAVGKLAKREEVPEEGVKEARSELAKELAKSEKKAKEPPEKPPEKAAKTERVRTESSEVLKAEKRKLIKDKTGKKHLKEKVSKLEEKKDKEKKEIKKERKEIKKEEGKKEEKKDTKKEDKKKDAKPEPKKFSKPDLKPFTPEVRKTLYKAKVPGRVKTEKSRAVREKEVSLEPRTPPAPPPVVTAPRELVLSSPEDLTRDFEEMKREESVLLEHKDSDLEVRPQPPETREEGLPSMASLDAAPSGPGPDQLEAVKGEKEAAPETPEGPTCIAGSASSWTKKEEGEDTEEGQDGKQREAERFLEGTDAREESEPETKEDVIEKAELEEMEEVHPSDGEEEEEEETKAEGFYPKHHMQESLKVTSQGREALGGRELGPQGKAPEKETSSFLSSLATPAGATEHVSYIQDETIPGYSETEQTISDEEIHDEPEERPAPSRFPPGTYDLSGPEAPSSFETSQPIDSTVPSTPAKGYGPPETELLTYPPNMVSAPLAEEEHVSSATSITECDKLSSFATSVAEDQSVASLTAPQTEETGKSSLLLDTVTSIPSSRTEATQGLDYVPSAGTISPTSSLEEDKGFKSPPCEDFPVPSEMERKGEVPGKGLPGEGAAEEEEGEETPSVELSQKLQDHYESPLFDTPGSTLHSGEPILGEPEERCFSPDDSTVKMASPPPSGPPSAAHTPFHQSPVEDKAEPQDFDEAVSWGEVGRTPGVGKEDSSKEKPKSETVETEPEKEKEHTSALESPVTQETAVSRIPEMPEQDKAAILETVEAPESPALIPSAETLPRDLGASLQEADRIQKDEPPQVSSRIPSPEDAESLSIPKAVSPDSASKGPASQSPQGLAEHDLPKDHWPEVSPEDTRSLSLSEESPSKETSLDISSKQLSPDSLGTLQFGDLSQEKEDRAPQALTEHTIHHLAPASDHPATGLPLTETSPALTAQIHVTDDSPSRETSASGSSQAEVPRDLKLSPEMTPDPGQDTMILDSSLTKGPKLPQSPVVKDTAPGWEGEALGQHDKTLEQKRKSPEPKDEALEQYETFKEKGKFLEEKDEALVEKSRDLEELKAQEKAKILKEEDRALEGDRDLEQKIPGGEDRAPKEKDEVPEDKVLKQGDESPDKAPEQVKTQEENGVLAEKDKALEQKEETLEDETLEKTKASIWEYKSEEQEEKCWREQEGVSREWQGPAPTREPPAGEQKEPAPRWEEDRRWQEPEDKAADEETYWRELSCDRKVWFPHELDRAPGQGARPRYSEERESTFLDEGADDEQEVLPLDHTPRSPWIPDYKSFQEASPQGELEMERWLSESPTGLPPKEERVTRSPFEIISPPASPPELAGQMGCSGLDRAVASSVPEPKPMPITHKEPTTPSWLAEIPPWVPKDRPVPPAPLSPAPVPPTPAPEPHPPAPFSWGMAEYDSVVAAVQEGAAELEGGPYSPLGKDYRKIEGEGEGGKEDGTSDRAPPSSEVSEARESSKAQESEPTEPEQREPTPYPEDRSFQYADIYEQVLLSGFSSACPTREPPLGAVGDWPPRISAKEEAAGRHTPAEKELSSPVSPKDRSADIAFHYATFPGQGALRQEIEHEQGLEPSPIPPAVPPRAAAPSKALSPLPDGNILSCRPEGVTLSPKESSRGQAECWDEHASDSELEKGAREPSEKEARPLSPPSPTPAEPSVPKAGSEVPSSTSSGSPPAPARPSLDFPASAFGFSSLQPSAPQLPSPAEPRSAPCGSLAFSGDRALALAPGPPTRARHDEYLEVTKAPSLDSSLPQLPSPTSPGAPLLSNLPRPASPALSEGSSSEATTPVITSVAESFPLSLAAGEMETEAEPGGRSLWDLTALSPAPPATLSPAPPATLSPAPPATLSPAPPAPLSPAPAPSLPGDIDDGTLPCRLECSGAVTKALGSCSSPSRDCAANGPTEASPSPPGLPTAKEVEEKAELRPDWECGGWPEGAEKCARPATLLTPERPLCPGGSMRSRPSSASPEPESGPQGCAAESWPGCGELSPSFLNPSLPRAIDDSDLSTEEARLVGRGGRRRVGGPGGVGGPGPVADETPPTSASDSGSSQSDSDVPPETEECPSITAEAALDSDEDGDFLPVDKAGGVSGAHHPRPVHDPPPAPQPDPHPPPPRPDVCMADPEGLSTEAGRAERLREKEKEKGRSGRRALGRAKPASPARRLDLRGKRSPTPGKGPTERTSRVPPRPRATSGQVPSEEKDGHNILTKGLVNGLKTGSTATGQKGGSGPPVYVDLAYIPNHCSGKTADLDFFRRVRAAYYVVSGNDPANGEPSRAVLDALLEGKAQWGENLQVTLIPTHDTEVTREWYQQTHEQQQQLNVLVLASSSTVVMQDESFPACKIEF